The Streptomyces nitrosporeus genome includes a window with the following:
- a CDS encoding GDP-L-fucose synthase family protein: protein MTTELPGAPRESAPSLLAPGARVFVAGHRGLVGSALVRRFTADGHEVVTRGRDGLDLRDAAATEAFLRDVRPDAVVLAAAKVGGIMANSTCPVQFLEDNLRIQLSVIAGAHAAGTRRLLFLGSSCIYPKRAPQPIREDALLTGPLEPTNEAYALAKIAGIVQIQSYRRQYGASYISAMPTNLYGPGDNFDLETSHVLPALIRRFHEAGRDRAPEVTLWGSGSPRREFLHVDDLAAACALLLSSYDGDDPVNIGCGEDLTIRELAETVREVTGYQGEIAWDSSKPDGTPRKLLDVSRLASLGFTPRIPLRDGIARTYAWWLGQLPPRA, encoded by the coding sequence ATGACGACTGAACTCCCCGGCGCCCCGCGGGAATCCGCCCCTTCCCTGCTCGCTCCCGGTGCCCGCGTATTCGTCGCGGGCCACCGCGGACTCGTCGGTTCGGCGCTGGTGCGCAGGTTCACCGCCGACGGCCACGAGGTGGTCACCCGCGGCCGGGACGGACTCGATCTCCGCGACGCGGCGGCCACCGAGGCGTTCCTGCGCGATGTGCGCCCCGACGCCGTCGTCCTGGCCGCGGCCAAGGTCGGCGGCATCATGGCCAACAGCACCTGCCCGGTGCAGTTCCTGGAGGACAACCTGCGGATCCAGCTCAGCGTGATCGCGGGCGCGCACGCGGCCGGGACACGGCGGCTGCTCTTCCTCGGCTCGTCCTGCATCTACCCCAAGCGCGCGCCGCAGCCGATCCGCGAGGACGCCCTCCTCACCGGCCCGCTGGAGCCGACCAACGAGGCATACGCGCTCGCCAAGATCGCCGGAATCGTCCAGATCCAGTCCTACCGGCGGCAGTACGGCGCCTCCTACATCAGCGCGATGCCCACCAATCTCTACGGGCCGGGGGACAACTTCGACCTGGAGACCTCGCATGTGCTGCCCGCCCTGATCCGCCGGTTCCACGAGGCGGGACGGGACCGGGCGCCCGAGGTCACCCTCTGGGGCTCCGGCAGCCCCCGGCGCGAGTTCCTGCACGTGGACGACCTGGCCGCCGCCTGCGCGCTGCTGCTGTCCTCCTACGACGGTGACGATCCGGTCAACATAGGCTGCGGCGAGGACCTCACCATCCGGGAACTGGCCGAAACCGTACGAGAGGTGACGGGCTATCAGGGTGAGATCGCCTGGGACTCCTCCAAGCCCGACGGCACCCCGCGCAAGCTGCTCGACGTCTCGCGGCTGGCCTCGCTCGGCTTCACGCCGCGGATCCCCCTCCGCGACGGCATCGCCCGCACCTACGCCTGGTGGCTCGGCCAGCTGCCGCCACGCGCCTGA
- the gmd gene encoding GDP-mannose 4,6-dehydratase: MAKTALITGVTGQDGSYLSELLLEKGYTVHGLIRRSSSFNTERIDHIYQGPEEADRSFVLHHADLSDGVALVNLLRDIRPDEVYNLGAQSHVRVSFDAPLYTGDVTGLGAIRLLEAIRASGIETRVYQASSSEMFGASPPPQNERTPFHPRSPYSVAKVYAYWATVNYREAYDMFAVNGILFNHESPRRGETFVTRKITRGVARIKAGLQDRLHLGNLDAVRDWGYAPEYVEAMWRMLQRDVPDDYVVATGEGVSVRRFLEYAFEHAGLDWAEHVRYDPKYERPSEVDALIGDASKAEELLGWKSEVRSRELARIMVDADVRLLADQLTGAAVRVDR, from the coding sequence ATGGCGAAGACCGCACTCATCACGGGGGTGACCGGGCAGGACGGCTCGTACCTGTCCGAGCTGCTGCTGGAGAAGGGGTACACCGTCCACGGCCTGATCCGGCGTTCGTCCAGCTTCAACACGGAGCGGATCGACCACATATACCAGGGGCCCGAGGAGGCGGACCGTTCGTTCGTCCTCCACCACGCCGATCTCTCCGACGGTGTCGCCCTGGTCAACCTGCTCCGGGACATCCGTCCCGACGAGGTGTACAACCTGGGCGCGCAGTCGCACGTCCGGGTCTCCTTCGACGCGCCCCTGTACACCGGCGACGTCACCGGCCTCGGCGCGATCCGCCTCCTGGAGGCGATCCGGGCCAGCGGGATCGAGACCCGGGTGTACCAGGCGTCGTCCTCCGAGATGTTCGGCGCGAGCCCTCCCCCGCAGAACGAGCGCACCCCGTTCCACCCGCGCAGCCCGTACAGCGTGGCGAAGGTGTACGCGTACTGGGCGACGGTCAACTACCGTGAGGCGTACGACATGTTCGCGGTCAACGGCATCCTCTTCAACCACGAGTCGCCGCGCCGCGGGGAGACCTTCGTGACCCGCAAGATCACCCGCGGGGTCGCCAGGATCAAGGCGGGGCTCCAGGACCGGCTGCATCTGGGCAACCTCGACGCCGTACGCGACTGGGGGTACGCGCCGGAGTACGTGGAGGCGATGTGGCGGATGCTCCAGCGCGACGTCCCGGACGACTACGTGGTGGCCACCGGGGAGGGGGTCAGCGTCCGGCGGTTCCTGGAGTACGCCTTCGAGCACGCGGGCCTGGACTGGGCGGAGCACGTCCGCTACGACCCGAAGTACGAGCGCCCCAGCGAGGTCGACGCGCTCATCGGGGACGCGTCCAAGGCGGAGGAACTGCTGGGCTGGAAGTCCGAGGTGAGGTCGCGGGAGCTGGCCAGGATCATGGTCGACGCGGACGTCAGACTGCTGGCCGACCAGCTCACCGGCGCGGCCGTGCGGGTGGACCGGTGA